AATCCACAGCAGGCGATTACGAAAGAGTTTATCAGTGTAATTATCAGTCGTGATATTCCAGATGCATTTAAAGATGCCAAGATATCGCAAACGCCGATTCCAAATAGCAGTTTATTAGTACGTTTATCCTTTATCGGAAACTCAGCGGAAGAACCGGTAATATCTAGCTTGATTCGTCGCTTTGCCGTAGATACAAATATTATTTATGGAAATGTTGATCATATCAAGAGTACACCATATGGCACTTTGGTTCTTGAGATTACAGGGGAAGATGAAGAGATTCAAAAATCATTGAATTATTTACAGGAAAGAAACTTAGGAATTGAGGTGATTGGCTATGTCGCAGGACATGATAATGCTATTAGCTAAAGGGTTATGGGAAACGACGTACATGGTCTGTGTATCCTCGCTTATTTCCGCATTGATTGGAATTCCGTTAGGGGTTATTCTCGTTACTACAGATAAGGGGCATATTTTAGAAAATTTATCCTTTAATCGAATTTTAGGTGCAGTGGTAAATGCTGCACGATCAACGCCATTCATTATTTTAATGGTTGCAATTATTCCATTGACTAGAATCATTGTAGGTACTTCTATTGGTACGGAGGCGGCTATGGTTCCGCTTACGTTGGCGGCAATTCCGTTTGTGGGTCGTATTATTGAAACTTCATTAAAAGAGGTTGAACATGGATTGATTGAAGCGGCGCAATCAATGGGGGCAACACCTTATCAAATTATTACGCGGGTGATGATTCCGGAGGCAATGCCATCTATTGTTTCGGGAATTACGATTACCGTGATTAACTTGATTAACTATTCTGCGATGGCTGGTGCAATCGGCGGCGGCGGACTCGGAGATTTAGCAATTCGTTACGGCTATCAACGGTTCCGTGGAGACGTGATGTTAACTACAGTTATTATTTTGATTATTCAAGTACAGTTGGTACAATCTATTGGGGATTATGTGGCAAATAAATTAAATAAACGTTAAGTTATTGGTATCCACAGCAGTTTTGCTGTTAAGATATAGAATTAAAATGGAGGGGACATATAGAATGAAAAAAATCACATTACTTTTGGTTTCGTTACTTATGGTTGTTATGGCTGTAGCGGGCTGTGGCACAAATGCACCTGCAGCAGATAAAGCGGCGGACAACAAGGTATTAAAAGTTGGCGCGACAGCGGTTCCGCATGCGGAAATTCTTGAGGTGGTAAAACCTATCTTAGAAAAGGAAGGCATTAAATTAGAAATCGTTGAGTTTAGCGATTATGTACAACCAAACTTAGCTGTTTCTGATAAGGAATTAGATGCAAACTTCTTCCAACATACACCTTATCTTGAAAAATTCTGTGCGGAACGCAATTTAAAATTAGTAAATGTTGCCGGTGTTCATCTTGAGCCAATGGGCATTTATTCAAAAAATATTAAAAATATTGCAGATACAAAAGATGGTGCTAAAGTAGGCATTCCAAATGACCCTACAAATGGCGGTCGTGCATTAGCACTACTTGCTAATGCAGGTTTAATTACATTAAAAGATGGCGTTGGCATTCATGCAACTGTACCAGATATCACTGCAAATCCGAAAAACTTAAAAATCAATGAACTTGAAGCAGCACAATTGCCTCGTTCACTTGATGATTTAGATCTTGCTGTAATCAATACAAATTATGCACTTGAAGCAAACCTTGTACCGGAAAAAGACGCATTATTTATTGAACGAAATGATTCTCCTTATGTAAATATTTTAGTAGCACGTGCTGGGGATGAAAATCGTCCAGAAATTCAAAAGCTAGCAGCTGCTTTAAAATCCGAAGAAGTGAAAAAATTTATCAATGAAAAATATAAAGGGGCTATATTGCCTGCATTCTAAATCATAAGAAATAGATGAGGAATAGGGGTGACCAAAGTTTTATTTTGGTCACCCCTTAATTTTTGCAAAAAAAGAAAGCATTATAGTTATGCTTTGCATAAGATAGGGTAATATTATTACGTTGAAACGAGGTGGAGTTGGTGTCTGAGGAAGAGAGAAAGCTAAGGCCGGCAAAATGGCAAAAACCAGAAGTAGAAGATACACGAACAAATCAAACTGAGATGAAGAGAGAGCCAGACTGGCAAAATCGACAAGAAAATATGTGTAGACCTCAACCAAGAGGATATTGTTATCCTAGAGTTGGGGCATTGCAAGGAGGATGCTATCCAGGTAGGTATATTGGGTGGTATCATCATCATCATAAATGTCCACCGCGACATCTTTGTTATCCGCGTGCTTATTATCAATATTAACTATTGTAGTTTATATATAAAGAGGTAAAAGGTATAGTTGTCGAAGGTCTGGCCAGAGGGAATGTTAATTCGACAGTAAAGGCTGGCATCATTTGTGGGATTCCTGTTGTTCTTGCAACGAGAGTTCATAGTGGTAGAGTACTAGACACTTATGGTTATGATAGTGGTGTAAAATCATTTAAAGACTCTGGTGTTATTTTAGCTGGAGAGTTAACTGGTCAAAAAGCACGTCTAAAGTTAATGGTTGCTTTAGGTATAACAAATGATATGAAAAAGTTGGCAAGATGTTTTGACAGCTAATAAAATATTGGTTCCTAAAGAGGTATCGTGCTAAAAATTAGTACGATACCTCTTTTTCATAAAAATAGCTCTAGACTACCGGAAATTTGAGTGTTTATTACTATATTTATGATGGTATATTTTTTTTGCTCGTTTGCTAAAGATAATTTTTGGTAAAAAGGTTTAAAATAATAAAATATTAGCAGGATTTTCCGTGGAAAGGTGAAATAATAGTATCGTTGTATTTTAAATTTTAATTAGAGATGGGAGAGGGATATGAACAGTTTTCGACTAACTAAAAATGCCATGCACCAATTGGCAACGGAGTATACAACTCCATTATTGGTAATATCTTTAGAGCAGATTGAGTATAATTATCGATTTTTGGCTAAATATTTGCCTCGAGTAAAAGTTTTTTATGCGGTAAAGGCAAATCCAAATGATGATATCGTCAAGAAGGCTGCTGAATTAGGGTCTTATTTTGATGTTGCATCTGATGGAGAAATGTTGCAATTAACTAGATTAGGTATTGGTGCGAACCGTATGGTATATGCGAATCCTTATAAGACACCAAAAGGGCTTGCAGTAGCGAATCGTACGGGAGTGAATAAATTTACGTTTGACAGTGAAAGTGAAATCTATAAGATGGCAAAGGCAGTTCCGGGAGGAACGGTGCTTTTACGTGTCAGAGTAGATAATCCGAAAGCATTAGTCGATTTAAATAAAAAATTTGGAGCCGCGGTGGAAGATGTGCCGCGTTTATTGAGGATAGCACGCGATCAAGGTCTTGATGTTGGAGGACTTTGCTTCCATGTTGGAAGTCAATCACCAACTGCAGAAGCGCATATAGAGGCACTTCATATTGTGAGAAATTTATTTGATAATGCACAAAAGGAAGGTTTTAATCTTAGAATTCTAGACATTGGTGGAGGCCTTCCAATTCCAACATTAGATGCAAATATAGACCTTGCTGAAATAGCGGAAGATATAAATATAGCTTTGGAAAAATTATTTCCAGATACGGAAATATGGGCTGAACCTGGTCGTTTTATTTGTGGCACAGCGGTCAACTTAATTACTAGTGTGATTGGAACGCAGGAGCGTAATCATCAGAAATGGTATTTCCTTGATGATGGTCTTTATGGTAGTTTTTCTGGTGTGATTTTTGATCATTGGGAATATGAACTAGAGCCCTTTAAAGAAGGTGAATTATATCCATCTACAGTAGCTGGTCCAAGCTGCGATTCATTGGATGTGTTATATAGGGATAGAATGATGCCTAAACTAGAAATAGGAGACTTGTTGTTAACTGCAAATTGTGGGGCATATACTTCGGCATCTGCTACAGAATTTAATGGATTTGCAAAAACTCCAATGATAATTTGGGAAGATGTTAAAAATAAAATAAAGTAAAGTTAGTTGAAAAGTCTATGATAAATAGGTGGATAACTTATTTGTTATAGACTTTTTCATATAAAAAACAATAGTTATCCACATTTTTATTCACATAGTGCATAAGTTTGTGGATAAGTTTGAGTATAAACCATAAAATAGTTAGGTTTTTAAGAAATATCTTGTGGATAAGAAATTATCCACAAAAATAAAATATGTGAATAACTTATGGTTTTATGTTGATTTATTATAGAATGATTTTTATCTTGACGTATTTTGGGGTATAATAAAAAATAATGTTTCAATTTGAAAAAGGATGATAAAATGTGTGATCTGGATGAAAAAACATTAGATAATATTATAAAAGAAACAATTCACGCAATGGAAAATGGAAAGACACAAATCTTTGAAATTTATGAAGCGGCTTGCAATGAAGTAAAAAATGTTAAAAAAGACATTGAAGAGTTAAAAAAAATGGCAGAAGAGATTATTAATAAAGTTGATGATCATGAAAAAAAAGAACGCCTTGCTAGAATGAAATTAGCACAGGTAAGCTGTAATTTTAAGCTTTATAATGAAACGGATATAAAAATATGTTATGAAGAAGCCAGACAAATTCAAATTCAGGTGGCTGTTCTACGAGAGCAAGAACAAAGTATGCGAAAAAAGCGTGATGAAATGGAAATTCGCCTTAAACAATTGATGGGAACGGTAGAAAAGGCGAAGCAGCTCGTTTCACAAGTTGGTGTGGTATTAGGATATTTAAGTGCGCAGATGGGTGCAGTTGCAACGAAAATGGAGGAAATGAATCAGGAGAAATTACTTGGTGCTACGATTATTAAAGCGCAAGAGGATGAAAGGCTGAGAATTTCGCGTGAGATTCATGATGGCCCGGCACAAATGATGGCAAACGTTGTTTATCGGACGGATATTTGTGAGCGGTTATTGGCTATGGATACAGAAAAGGTACGTGAAGAACTACATGATCTTAAGGCGCAGGTACGCAATTGCTTGACGGAAACGAGGAAGATCATTTTTGATTTACGCCCGATGGGACTGGACGATTTAGGTTTGGTAGCAACGATTTTTCACTTTTTAGAAAAGTTTGAAGAACGCAATCATCTTATTGTTGATTTTAATGTGATTGGAGAAGAGGTGCGCCTGGCAAGACATATTGAAATAGGTGTATTTCGTGTAGTTCAAGAGGGAATAAATAATATTCATAAACATGCACAAGTAGATCAAGCAAAATTGGTGGTCGAATTTCATCATGAATATTTGTCTATTACTGTTGAGGATGAAGGGATTGGTTTCAATGAAGATGATGTTGATGTGCATGAAGGAGAATGCTATGGGTTGCTTGGTATGAAAGAGCGTATTTCTTTGCTGAAGGGCAGATTAACGATTATTTCAAAAGCATTTGAAGGAACAAAATTAAGAATTTTAATCCCGTTGGTGGACAAAGAATAGCAAAGGAGCTTGCTGGTGAACGAAAAGCAGAAAACAGTGCCGATACTTACGGCAATGAAACGATATGTAGAGGATGGTGCAGTTGGATTTCATACGCCGGGGCATAAGCAGGGTAAAGGAATGGATGCGGAATTTTTTGATTTAGTTACGCCACTTGGATTAAAAACCGAAGTGTCTTTAATGGAAGAGTTGGATGATTTACATGAACCGGCGATGTGTATTAAAGAAGCACAGGATTTAGCTGCTGAGCTTTATAACGCCGACTCCAGCTATTTTGTCATCAATGGAACAACAGGCGCAATTCACGCGATGATTATGGCGGCAGTAAATCCGGGAGATAAAATTATTATTCCGCGAAATGCGCACCGGTCTGTGATTGGTGGGGTCATTTTAAGCGGAGCAGAGCCGATTTTTGTTTTACCGGAAGTGGATATAGAGCTGGGAATTGCGATGGCAGTATCACCGGAGCAAATTGAGCAGGCGATAAAAGAACATCCTGATGCAAAAGCTGTATTAGTTGTGTATCCAACTTATTATGGTGTGGCTTCTGATATAGAGAAAATTGCTTCTATTGTACATAAAAATAAAATGCTGCTACTTGTAGATGAAGCGCATGGACCTCATTTAAAATTTAGTAATTATTTGCCGATACAGGCAATAGATGCGGGAGCTGATATTGTTGCGCAGAGCACACATAAGATTTTAGGAGCTATGACACAATGCTCAATGCTTCATGCACGCCATCATCGTATTGATGTGCAAAAATTGAAGACGATGATTAGTTTAGTTCAATCGACGAGCCCTAATTATTTACTTTTAGCATCTTTGGATGTAGCACGGCGGCAAATGGCGGTTGAAGGAAAAGCTTTATTAAAGCGAGCGGTTGATTTATCCATTTGGCTTAGAAATGAAATCAATAAAATTGAGGGACTTTATTGCTTTGGAGAAGAAAAACTAGGTGCGCAGGGCGCATATGCACTTGATATTACGAAGCTGACTGTCACGGTTAAGGGACTCTATATGACAGGGGCAGAGGCTGAAAAAATTTTACGCTGCAAATATAAAATCCAAGTGGAATTATCTGATTTATACAATATTTTATTTATTCTTTCCTATGCGGATGGGCAAAGAGAAGCAGAAACATTATTAGTGGCATTGCGTAAGCTGGCTGAAGAGGTAAAACAAAATTCTACCCCAATAAATGCTTTAGCCTGTGTGATTTATCCGTATAAAATTTTAACAAAACAATCACCTCGTCAAGCATTATTTGCAGTGAAGAGAGAAATGCAATTTCACGAATCAGCTGGATGTATTTGTGGGGAAATGATTACTTTTTATCCACCGGGTATTCCACTGATATGTCCAGGCGAAGTGATTACGCAGGAGTTAATAGACTATTGTAAAATGATGCAGCAGAGTGGATTAAAGGTAGTGGGTCCTAATGATGCATCGCTTACGACAATTCAGGTTGTTGCTGAATAATTTATCCGATGGCTAACGGATCTGATTTCAGTGGGAGTTAAAACACATACGGAAAGAGCATTGTTTATTTTTTAAGGTGGTGTGACGGTGGGAAAGATATTTTGTTTGATGGGAAAAAGCAGTTCGGGAAAAGATACGATATTTAAAAAAATATTGAACGAATTGAATATGGAATTAAAACCTGTTGTCACGTATACAACACGCCCTAAAAGAAATCATGAAGTTGAAGGAAAAGAATATTATTTTATCAATGAGGAAAGAGTGCAATCATATGAAAAGAGCGGATGTTTAATAGAGAAGCGCATTTACCATACGGTAGATGGAGACTGGATTTATTGTACAGTCGATGATGGGCAGTTTGATTTAAAAAAATATAGTTATCTCATGATAGGAACACTAGAGGTATATCAAAGTCTTCAAGAATTCTTTGGGAAAAGAGCGATTGTTCCATTATATCTACATATAGATGATGGAGTTCGATTAGAGCGTGCATTATCCCGTGAACGACAGCAGGAAAATCCAAATTATGAAGAGGTATGTCGACGTTTTTTAGCAGATAGTGCAGACTTTAGTAATGCAAAGCTTGTGAGATGTGGGATTGATGAACGTTTTGAAAACCATGATTTGAGAGAATGTATGAAGCGGATGAAAGCATTTATTTTAGAAGAGCTAAAAAGCAAATAGTTCACTTGAGTAAAAGATGCAATTTGATTGCATCTTTTTTATCTATTAGGATGCAGATGGGAGAAAAAATGTTCTGCATTAAATTTTGTATTATATAAAAGGATTTTTTAGGAAAAGAGAATAGGTTAGGTAATAAGATTGATTGCTTATTTTAAATAAAGGAATTATAATTTAAAGTAGGTATATCTATCAAAGTTTCTGGAAGGTGGATTAGAATGAAAGTTGGTAATATGGGGGCGCGAAGTTCATTTCCTGTTGGTGAACATGATGCGAACTCTAAGATAGGGAAAAAAACGAGTCCATTTTCATCTGAACTTACGCATAGCCAAGATGAGATCTCTTTAGAGCGTTTGAATGAACTGCTTGAAAAGATCGATAAGCAAGGAGCTAAACTGACGCAAACACCGACTTATTCGGAATTAAAATCATATCGTGATTTAGTAAAAACTTTTGTTGGCGAAGCTGTATCGAGAATGTATACGATTAATTCGCAGACTGGATGGGATAGGCAAGGCAGACAAAAGGTGTATACGACGATAAAAAAAGTAGATTCTGTTTTAGAGAGTATGACAGAGGATATTCGGACTGGACAAGCTACAAATTTATCTATCGTAGCTAAGCAAGATGCAATTCGTGGTATGCTTGTCGATTTATATATGTGATGGTGCTGAAAATGAATTGGCATGATGTAATCGGGCACGAAGATGTAATTGCTGAGTTAAAAACGATAATGAAGCAGGGGCGAATGCCTCACGCAGTTTTATTCATTGGGTCGGAGGGAATTGGAAAACAATTGGTTGCGAGAATTATGGCGGCGTCACTTTTTTGTGAAAAGCAAAATGGAACCCCTTGCGGAGAATGCTTTTCTTGTCGGCAGTTTTTCAGCAATCAACATCCGGACTTTTTCTCTTTATCCCCAGAGGGCAATAGTATAAAAATTGAGCAAATTCGTCAGTTGCAAGGTGAAATTTCTTTAAGTCCGTATTTAGCTGATAAACGGATTGTCATTATTGATAAAGCAGAATTAATGACGGTGCAGTCAGCGAATAGTTTATTAAAGACGTTGGAAGAACCGCAAGGTGATGTTATTTTCATTCTACTTGCACATAGTCGTCAGAGCTTGTTGGATACGATTTTATCCAGATGTCAAGTATTTAATTTTCAGCCATTAAAAGTTTCTGTATTAGCACAAGCTTTATTGTCTAAAGGCATTGATAAGGATAAAGTAGATATTCTCGCCCGATTATCAGATGGGAGCATAGGAAAAGCATTAGAACTTTGGGAAAAAAATGGACTGCAGCTTCGTAAGCAGGCTATAGAAGTTCTTGATTGTATAGATCTGGATGATATTTGGCGAGTGAGTACGGCTTTAAGTGAATTGGAGCGCAATCGCTTATTAGAGGTGTTAGAATATCTCAGTATGTTATGGCGTGATATGCTGGTATTGCATGAAGAGTGTAATGGTGAATTAATATATAACATAGATATGAAAGAAATCTTAAATAATAAAAGTGATGCATGGTCAACAAGACGGCTTTTGGCGGCGTTGCAACTACTTAGTAAAGTGCGTATGTCATTAAAGTCGAATGCAAATGCTAGACTTGCAATGGAATCATTTCTATTAAAATTAAGAGATTTATAAGGAGGCTGCATGTGCAAACGGTAGTTGGTGTACGCTTTAAAAAAGCGGGTAAAATATATTATTTTGATCCTGGTGAGCTAAACATTTTAGAAATGGACGATGTCATCGTTGAAACTGCACGCGGAGTGGAATATGGTCAAGTTGTTATCGGACCGCGTGAGGTGGAAGAAGACCAATTGGTTTTACCATTAAAAACAGTACAACGAAAAGCTACAGAGGCTGACTTGGCAAAAGTAGAAGAAAACAGGCGCAAGGAAAAAGAGGGCTTTGCAATTTGTGAAAAGAAAATTGCTGCTCATAATTTGCCAATGAAATTAATTGATGTAGAGTATACGTTTGATGTAAACAAAATTATTTTCTATTTTACTGCTGATGGAAGAATTGACTTTAGAGATCTTGTTAAGGATTTAGCAGCAGTGTTTAGAACGAGAATTGAACTCAGACAAATTGGCGTTCGTGATGAAGCAAAATTGATGGGCGGTATTGGCTGTTGTGGTCGTCCGCTTTGTTGTGCTACGTTTCTTGGAGATTTTGAACCAGTATCTATTCGAATGGCAAAAGAGCAGAATTTATCGTTAAACCCGACAAAAATTTCAGGTATTTGTGGCCGTCTGATGTGCTGCTTGAAATATGAAAATGATTGTTATTGTTCATGTTCTTGCAAAAAAATTGTTGCGCCGAAACAAGGTAGTAGAGTCATTACGATAGATGGTGAAGGTAAAGTAATTTCTGTGAACAATCAACGAAAAACAGCGACGATTTTACTTGATGATAATAAAACAATTGTAACTTCGTGGGAAGATGTCGTTGAAAAGGACTGATTTTCTGTTAGCAGATGGCGAACGCTTAGATGATTTGCAAATTGATGGGTTAAAGGTAATTCAACATAAAGATCAATTTCGTTTCTCTGTAGATGCAGTATTATTATCACATTTTGCGCACTTGAAGAAAAAGTCACGTGTACTAGACTTAGGGACGGGTACAGGCGTTATTCCGCTACTATTAACAACACGTGGTGCAGACAATATTACGGGAATAGAAATTAACGCTGTGATGGCTGATTTAGCCAAGCGTAGCGTTAAATACAATCAATTGGAAGACAAAATTAAAATTGTGCAGTGGGATTTACGTGAAATTCGAAATTTGTTTCAAGCCAGCATATTTGATTTAGTTGTGGCAAATCCACCGTATCGTCCCGTTAAGCAGGGGAAAATCAGTGAACTTGATGCGGTTGCTATAGCACGTCATGAGGTGTCTGCAACGCTTGAAGATGTAGTAATGACTGCGAGATATTTATTAAATATGCGTGGTCGCTTTGCAATGGTTCATTTACCGGAACGTTTAGCTGAGATTATTGTCGTAATGCATTCGGTGGGGATTGAGCCTAAACGTTTACAATTTGTGCATAGCAAAATGGGGAAGATGCCTGTTTTGGTTCTCATCGAGGGAGTTGTTGGTGCTAGGTCTGGACTAATAGTAGAAAAACCGTTTACGATTTATAATGAAGATGGTTCTTATCATAAAGACATTATGGAATATTACGCGAGATAATTTACAAATAAAAATGGACATACTATAATGAAGATGCAAGTATGCTTTGTCTTGCGAAGATGGTATGTTAAACATTAAAAGACAAAGAGAATGTCAGCGTTTGATTTTGCGACATTCTCTTTTTGTATTGCAAATATATTTTGATTAGAAAATAGGAGAGTCAAATGGCTGGAATTTTATACTTATGTGCTACCCCGATAGGTAATTTAGAAGATATGACGTTTCGAGCAGTTAGAGTATTAGGGGAAGTGGACTTTATTGCTGCGGAGGATACGCGTCATACGAGAAAGTTATTAACACATTTTGATTTGCATACACCGCTAATTAGTTATCATGAGCATAATAAATTCGAACGAGGACCGGAATTAATTTCAATGCTCCTGGAGGGGAAAAATATCGCGGTGGTAAGTGATGCTGGATTACCGGGGATTGCAGATCCAGGCAGTCACTTAGCACAGCTTGCAATTGAAGAGGGCATTATTGTAATGCCGCTCCCGGGAGCAAATGCAGCATTGTCCGGACTTATTTGTTCTGGGCTTGATACGACAAGTTTTTTATTCGTTGGTTTTTTACCGAAGACGAGTAGAAAGCGGCGGGAAGTATTAGAGTCTATTGTATCATCAAAAGCAACATTGTTATTTTATGAATCACCACATCGATTAAAAGATACGCTAAAAGAATGTATTACTGTTTTAGGAGAGCGAAAAGCGGTTGCATGTCGGGAATTGACGAAGAAATTTGAGGAATTCGTGCGAGGAACACTTTCTTCTTTACAAGAACATTTTCAAAATAATCAGCCTCGCGGTGAATTTACTTTAATTATTGAGGGCAATACTAAAGACGAAGAAGATTTTGAACAATTAACCGGAGAGATTTCCTTACAGGATGCTGTAGAGCAATTAATAAAACAAGGTGTAGATAAGAAAACGGCGATGAAAGAGGTGGCAGTAAAGTATAAAGTTTCAAAGCGGGATGTATATCAGGCTTTATTGGGAAAATAAAAAAGTACCCTGAAAATTGGCGGGTATAAGCCAATCTTTCGGGTACTTTTTGAAATATGTAGTGGGGGAATTACATGGAAGGTTGAGCCATTGCTTCTAAGCACTCAGAGCAAATGTTTTTTCCTTTGAATTTTGTAACTTTATCTGCATTACCACAGAAAACACATGCGCAAGATGGTTCATATTTGCGAAGTATAATGCGGTCTTGATCTACATAAATTTCTAAAGCGTCTTTTTCTTCAATAGCAAGTGTACGGCGTAACTCGATAGGAATAACCACTCTTCCAAGTTCGTCTACTTTACGTACAATACCAGTTGATTTCATCATATATTCTCTCCTTTACATTCAACAACATTCGACAATTTCTGTCTAAATAAATAGTACCAGACATTACATTTGTTGTCAACCCTGTTTTTCCCAAAAAAAACAAATAAATTCTCTATTTTCTTATTTATAGGGGAAATATTTGTAAATTAACGACATTAATATGTAGAATTTTGTCGAAAGTGTAATTAATTTCAGATAAATGTATTATAATTACTCGAAAAGAATGAATCTGAATTGCCAGTCGGAAAAATTTTTGGCTATAATTTAAGCGGAAAAACGACTTTCTTCTCCAAACATAAAAACATAATTTAATAGAGTAAGACTTGATTAAATTATGTTTTTATTCTATTGGGAATTTAGTCGCCCTCATCTAGGAGATTAGCCTGGAGGTATAATTCCTAATTATAGAAGGTAGGAGTCTAGAACGAGTTAGTTATCGAATAAATATGGAAATTTTGTAAATTTTGTATAGTTATGGTAGGAATAAAATGAATAA
This genomic interval from Selenobaculum gibii contains the following:
- a CDS encoding methionine ABC transporter permease, producing the protein MSQDMIMLLAKGLWETTYMVCVSSLISALIGIPLGVILVTTDKGHILENLSFNRILGAVVNAARSTPFIILMVAIIPLTRIIVGTSIGTEAAMVPLTLAAIPFVGRIIETSLKEVEHGLIEAAQSMGATPYQIITRVMIPEAMPSIVSGITITVINLINYSAMAGAIGGGGLGDLAIRYGYQRFRGDVMLTTVIILIIQVQLVQSIGDYVANKLNKR
- a CDS encoding MetQ/NlpA family ABC transporter substrate-binding protein translates to MKKITLLLVSLLMVVMAVAGCGTNAPAADKAADNKVLKVGATAVPHAEILEVVKPILEKEGIKLEIVEFSDYVQPNLAVSDKELDANFFQHTPYLEKFCAERNLKLVNVAGVHLEPMGIYSKNIKNIADTKDGAKVGIPNDPTNGGRALALLANAGLITLKDGVGIHATVPDITANPKNLKINELEAAQLPRSLDDLDLAVINTNYALEANLVPEKDALFIERNDSPYVNILVARAGDENRPEIQKLAAALKSEEVKKFINEKYKGAILPAF
- a CDS encoding L-asparaginase family protein, producing MYKEVKGIVVEGLARGNVNSTVKAGIICGIPVVLATRVHSGRVLDTYGYDSGVKSFKDSGVILAGELTGQKARLKLMVALGITNDMKKLARCFDS
- a CDS encoding type III PLP-dependent enzyme, with the translated sequence MNSFRLTKNAMHQLATEYTTPLLVISLEQIEYNYRFLAKYLPRVKVFYAVKANPNDDIVKKAAELGSYFDVASDGEMLQLTRLGIGANRMVYANPYKTPKGLAVANRTGVNKFTFDSESEIYKMAKAVPGGTVLLRVRVDNPKALVDLNKKFGAAVEDVPRLLRIARDQGLDVGGLCFHVGSQSPTAEAHIEALHIVRNLFDNAQKEGFNLRILDIGGGLPIPTLDANIDLAEIAEDINIALEKLFPDTEIWAEPGRFICGTAVNLITSVIGTQERNHQKWYFLDDGLYGSFSGVIFDHWEYELEPFKEGELYPSTVAGPSCDSLDVLYRDRMMPKLEIGDLLLTANCGAYTSASATEFNGFAKTPMIIWEDVKNKIK
- a CDS encoding sensor histidine kinase → MCDLDEKTLDNIIKETIHAMENGKTQIFEIYEAACNEVKNVKKDIEELKKMAEEIINKVDDHEKKERLARMKLAQVSCNFKLYNETDIKICYEEARQIQIQVAVLREQEQSMRKKRDEMEIRLKQLMGTVEKAKQLVSQVGVVLGYLSAQMGAVATKMEEMNQEKLLGATIIKAQEDERLRISREIHDGPAQMMANVVYRTDICERLLAMDTEKVREELHDLKAQVRNCLTETRKIIFDLRPMGLDDLGLVATIFHFLEKFEERNHLIVDFNVIGEEVRLARHIEIGVFRVVQEGINNIHKHAQVDQAKLVVEFHHEYLSITVEDEGIGFNEDDVDVHEGECYGLLGMKERISLLKGRLTIISKAFEGTKLRILIPLVDKE
- a CDS encoding aminotransferase class I/II-fold pyridoxal phosphate-dependent enzyme, producing MKRYVEDGAVGFHTPGHKQGKGMDAEFFDLVTPLGLKTEVSLMEELDDLHEPAMCIKEAQDLAAELYNADSSYFVINGTTGAIHAMIMAAVNPGDKIIIPRNAHRSVIGGVILSGAEPIFVLPEVDIELGIAMAVSPEQIEQAIKEHPDAKAVLVVYPTYYGVASDIEKIASIVHKNKMLLLVDEAHGPHLKFSNYLPIQAIDAGADIVAQSTHKILGAMTQCSMLHARHHRIDVQKLKTMISLVQSTSPNYLLLASLDVARRQMAVEGKALLKRAVDLSIWLRNEINKIEGLYCFGEEKLGAQGAYALDITKLTVTVKGLYMTGAEAEKILRCKYKIQVELSDLYNILFILSYADGQREAETLLVALRKLAEEVKQNSTPINALACVIYPYKILTKQSPRQALFAVKREMQFHESAGCICGEMITFYPPGIPLICPGEVITQELIDYCKMMQQSGLKVVGPNDASLTTIQVVAE
- a CDS encoding nucleoside/nucleotide kinase family protein, whose product is MGKIFCLMGKSSSGKDTIFKKILNELNMELKPVVTYTTRPKRNHEVEGKEYYFINEERVQSYEKSGCLIEKRIYHTVDGDWIYCTVDDGQFDLKKYSYLMIGTLEVYQSLQEFFGKRAIVPLYLHIDDGVRLERALSRERQQENPNYEEVCRRFLADSADFSNAKLVRCGIDERFENHDLRECMKRMKAFILEELKSK
- a CDS encoding YaaR family protein, which codes for MKVGNMGARSSFPVGEHDANSKIGKKTSPFSSELTHSQDEISLERLNELLEKIDKQGAKLTQTPTYSELKSYRDLVKTFVGEAVSRMYTINSQTGWDRQGRQKVYTTIKKVDSVLESMTEDIRTGQATNLSIVAKQDAIRGMLVDLYM
- the holB gene encoding DNA polymerase III subunit delta' yields the protein MNWHDVIGHEDVIAELKTIMKQGRMPHAVLFIGSEGIGKQLVARIMAASLFCEKQNGTPCGECFSCRQFFSNQHPDFFSLSPEGNSIKIEQIRQLQGEISLSPYLADKRIVIIDKAELMTVQSANSLLKTLEEPQGDVIFILLAHSRQSLLDTILSRCQVFNFQPLKVSVLAQALLSKGIDKDKVDILARLSDGSIGKALELWEKNGLQLRKQAIEVLDCIDLDDIWRVSTALSELERNRLLEVLEYLSMLWRDMLVLHEECNGELIYNIDMKEILNNKSDAWSTRRLLAALQLLSKVRMSLKSNANARLAMESFLLKLRDL
- a CDS encoding PSP1 domain-containing protein, with the protein product MQTVVGVRFKKAGKIYYFDPGELNILEMDDVIVETARGVEYGQVVIGPREVEEDQLVLPLKTVQRKATEADLAKVEENRRKEKEGFAICEKKIAAHNLPMKLIDVEYTFDVNKIIFYFTADGRIDFRDLVKDLAAVFRTRIELRQIGVRDEAKLMGGIGCCGRPLCCATFLGDFEPVSIRMAKEQNLSLNPTKISGICGRLMCCLKYENDCYCSCSCKKIVAPKQGSRVITIDGEGKVISVNNQRKTATILLDDNKTIVTSWEDVVEKD